A section of the Streptomyces sp. CG1 genome encodes:
- a CDS encoding MFS transporter gives MPRKSTRLTFAVLATGAGVFSMLQSLIAPALPTVQHALHTSQSTATWVMTAYLLSASVFTPILGRVGDLVGKKRTLVAVLVAVLAGCFIAALAPNIGVLIVARVVQGVGGALFPLSFGIIRDEFAPAEVSGSISNLSAVIAAGGGVGMVAAGPIVSALDYRWLFWIPVAIVAATVLIAVAYVPESPKRAQGKVSWYGAGLLSAWLVALLLPLSQAAHWGWGSPKVLGLFAAAVVLFALWLTVEARSRTPLIDLRVMRLPAVWTTNAAALLFGAGMYAIWSFLPGFVQTPSVAGYGFGASVTASGLLMLPMLLAMFLSGVLSGRLEPRVGAKALLTTGAALGALACGFLTFWHDAQWQIAVVAGLFGLGIGLAFASMANLVVGSVPPEQTGAATGMNANIRTIGGSIGAALTSVLVTGRLQPSGLPYASGYTHGWALLALLCLAAAGAALLVPTRRQDRTTAPATTGATRAPAQVR, from the coding sequence ATGCCCCGCAAGTCCACGCGCCTCACCTTCGCGGTCCTCGCGACCGGTGCCGGCGTGTTCTCCATGCTCCAGTCGCTGATCGCGCCGGCCCTGCCGACCGTCCAGCACGCCCTGCACACCTCCCAGTCGACCGCGACCTGGGTGATGACGGCCTATCTGCTGTCCGCCTCGGTCTTCACCCCGATCCTCGGCCGCGTCGGCGACCTCGTCGGCAAGAAACGCACGCTCGTCGCCGTCCTCGTCGCCGTCCTCGCCGGCTGTTTCATCGCCGCGCTCGCCCCGAACATCGGCGTCCTCATCGTCGCCCGGGTGGTCCAGGGCGTCGGCGGCGCCCTGTTCCCGCTGTCCTTCGGCATCATCCGGGACGAGTTCGCGCCCGCCGAGGTCAGCGGCAGCATCAGCAACCTCTCCGCGGTGATCGCCGCCGGCGGCGGGGTCGGCATGGTGGCCGCCGGTCCGATCGTCTCCGCGCTCGACTACCGCTGGCTGTTCTGGATCCCCGTGGCGATCGTCGCCGCCACGGTCCTGATCGCCGTGGCCTACGTCCCCGAGTCGCCCAAGCGGGCCCAGGGGAAGGTCAGTTGGTACGGCGCCGGGCTGCTCTCCGCCTGGCTGGTGGCCCTGCTGCTGCCACTGAGTCAGGCCGCACACTGGGGCTGGGGCTCGCCCAAGGTGCTCGGCCTGTTCGCCGCCGCCGTCGTACTGTTCGCCCTCTGGCTGACGGTCGAGGCCCGCTCGCGCACCCCGCTGATCGACCTGCGCGTGATGCGACTGCCCGCGGTGTGGACGACCAACGCGGCCGCCCTGCTCTTCGGCGCGGGCATGTACGCGATCTGGTCCTTCCTGCCCGGCTTCGTGCAGACGCCGTCCGTGGCCGGTTACGGCTTCGGCGCGAGCGTCACGGCCTCCGGCCTCCTCATGCTGCCGATGCTGCTGGCGATGTTCCTCTCCGGTGTCCTCTCCGGTCGCCTCGAGCCCCGCGTCGGCGCCAAGGCGCTCCTCACCACCGGTGCCGCCCTCGGTGCGCTGGCCTGCGGATTCCTCACCTTCTGGCATGACGCCCAGTGGCAGATAGCGGTGGTCGCCGGGCTGTTCGGGCTGGGCATCGGACTGGCCTTCGCCTCGATGGCCAACCTCGTCGTCGGCAGCGTCCCGCCCGAGCAGACCGGCGCCGCGACCGGTATGAACGCCAACATCCGCACCATCGGCGGCTCCATCGGCGCCGCGCTCACCAGCGTCCTGGTCACCGGCCGCCTCCAGCCCTCCGGCCTGCCGTACGCCTCCGGCTACACCCATGGCTGGGCCCTGCTGGCCCTGCTCTGCCTGGCCGCGGCCGGCGCCGCCCTCCTGGTCCCGACCCGCCGCCAGGACCGTACGACCGCCCCCGCCACCACTGGGGCGACACGGGCACCCGCACAGGTGCGGTAG
- a CDS encoding TetR/AcrR family transcriptional regulator translates to MTATPFPVGEIVAARRPHRKDAARNYDALIAAAREAFAEHGSDASLEDIARRAGVGIGTLYRNFPTRRDLFESVYADEVNALCQAAQEVADLEPWEALTAWLDRFAGYMVTKRAVREALNDESEIFQTCRDSMYAAGGPLLERAQKAGAARPDMDFTDLLRMVAGITATAFDDDAQRDRVLAIALDGVRIAR, encoded by the coding sequence GTGACGGCCACGCCGTTCCCCGTCGGCGAGATCGTGGCGGCCCGCCGGCCGCACCGCAAGGACGCGGCCCGCAACTACGACGCCCTGATCGCCGCCGCCCGCGAGGCGTTCGCCGAGCATGGCTCGGACGCCTCTCTGGAGGACATCGCCCGCCGCGCGGGCGTCGGCATCGGCACGCTCTACCGCAACTTCCCCACCCGCCGCGACCTGTTCGAGAGCGTCTACGCCGACGAGGTCAACGCCCTGTGCCAGGCCGCCCAGGAGGTCGCGGACCTGGAGCCGTGGGAGGCGCTGACGGCCTGGCTGGACCGGTTCGCCGGGTACATGGTCACCAAGCGCGCCGTGCGCGAGGCGCTGAACGACGAGTCGGAGATCTTCCAGACCTGCCGCGACTCGATGTACGCCGCTGGGGGCCCGCTGCTGGAACGCGCGCAGAAGGCGGGGGCGGCGCGGCCGGACATGGACTTCACCGACCTGCTGCGGATGGTCGCCGGCATCACGGCCACGGCCTTCGACGACGACGCCCAGCGCGACCGGGTGCTGGCGATCGCGCTGGACGGGGTTCGCATCGCCCGCTGA
- a CDS encoding SDR family oxidoreductase, translated as MGLLDGLLRDRIVLVNGGSQGVGAAIARAAVREGAVVAVTGRRTEPGEALVAELAAAGGKAMFVRADLSDAEQARAAVAEVVDACGRIDCLVNSAGLTSRGTLLDTTPELFDAHIAINLKGPFFAMQAAVADMVKRKAPGTIVNIITSSAHGGQPFLAPYVAAKAGLVGLTRNAAHAHRWDRIRINGLNIGWTATEGEDATQRAFHGAGDDWRDQAAAKLPMGKLGQPDEIADFVVFLLSDRSGVVTGSVIDWDQNVLGGLD; from the coding sequence ATGGGACTTCTCGACGGACTTCTCCGGGACAGGATCGTCCTGGTCAACGGCGGCAGCCAGGGGGTCGGTGCCGCGATCGCGCGGGCCGCCGTCCGCGAAGGCGCCGTCGTGGCGGTCACCGGCCGCCGTACGGAACCGGGTGAGGCGCTGGTGGCCGAGCTGGCCGCGGCCGGGGGCAAGGCGATGTTCGTGCGCGCCGATCTGTCGGACGCCGAGCAGGCCAGGGCCGCGGTCGCCGAGGTGGTGGACGCCTGCGGCCGGATCGACTGTCTGGTGAACTCGGCGGGGCTGACCTCGCGCGGCACGCTGCTGGACACGACGCCGGAGCTGTTCGACGCGCATATCGCGATCAACCTCAAGGGGCCGTTCTTCGCGATGCAGGCGGCGGTCGCCGACATGGTGAAGCGCAAGGCGCCCGGCACGATCGTCAACATCATCACCTCCTCGGCGCACGGCGGTCAGCCGTTCCTGGCGCCGTACGTCGCCGCCAAGGCGGGCCTCGTGGGTCTGACCCGCAACGCGGCGCACGCCCATCGCTGGGACCGGATCCGGATCAACGGTCTGAACATCGGCTGGACCGCGACGGAGGGCGAGGACGCCACGCAGCGCGCCTTCCACGGCGCCGGTGACGACTGGCGGGACCAGGCCGCGGCGAAACTGCCGATGGGCAAGCTGGGCCAACCGGACGAGATCGCCGACTTCGTGGTGTTCCTGCTCTCGGATCGCTCCGGTGTGGTGACCGGGTCGGTGATCGACTGGGACCAGAACGTGCTCGGCGGACTCGACTGA
- a CDS encoding poly-gamma-glutamate hydrolase family protein has translation MTRTEQIEIEGVPLLATLVPGDGIGLLALHGSNEGGTAELAGIVARRCGATSLVFTQPGALQPVHIPSPRMAADHCALLQEFLQRVSLTVSLHGHMRPEAPHTIYLGGANRPAARVLAEAFAAGAPQFPAVTDLAVIPPALRGVHPQNPVNLTRLAGVQVELPLLARKSGGADIPPDAVADALTAGVEELSRSTS, from the coding sequence ATGACACGCACCGAACAGATCGAGATCGAGGGCGTCCCCCTCCTCGCGACCCTCGTACCTGGCGACGGCATCGGGCTCCTGGCTCTGCACGGCAGCAACGAGGGCGGCACCGCCGAACTCGCCGGCATCGTCGCCCGCCGCTGCGGCGCCACCAGCCTCGTCTTCACCCAGCCGGGCGCCCTGCAGCCCGTCCACATCCCGTCCCCGCGCATGGCGGCCGACCACTGCGCACTGCTCCAGGAGTTCCTGCAGCGGGTCTCCCTCACGGTCTCTCTGCACGGCCATATGCGCCCCGAGGCCCCGCACACCATCTACCTGGGCGGCGCCAACCGCCCCGCGGCCCGTGTCCTGGCCGAGGCGTTCGCCGCCGGGGCCCCGCAGTTCCCGGCCGTCACCGACCTCGCGGTGATTCCGCCGGCCCTGCGCGGCGTACACCCCCAAAACCCCGTCAACCTGACCCGCCTCGCCGGAGTCCAGGTGGAACTACCACTCCTGGCCCGTAAGAGCGGCGGTGCCGACATCCCGCCGGATGCGGTGGCGGACGCGCTGACGGCGGGCGTGGAAGAGCTGAGCAGATCAACGTCGTGA
- a CDS encoding Gfo/Idh/MocA family protein — translation MVDELGVAVVGFGWMGRVHSQAYARLPHHYPRLPLRPRLITVAEDVPGRAEEAAAQFGFASATRDWREVAADPRVQAVSITAPNFLHREIAVAMAEAGKHIWIEKPVGLTAEDARAVADAVAKAGVQGAVGFNYRNAPAVEAARELIASGEIGAVTHVRIRLFSDYAAHPDGALTWRYERARGGSGVLGDLASHGADLARFLLGEIASLAADTATFVPERARPAGATAGHALAAGGERGPVENEDYVNCLLRFASGARGVLEACRVSVGEQNNYGFEVHGTQGAVFWDFRRLNELAVSRGSTYQDQPVSTVYVGPGAGEFAAFQPGAANAMGYDDLKVIEAYRFVRSVAEGTAYGTTLTDAVRSAAALDAMTLAAQRKTWVDVEAG, via the coding sequence ATGGTGGATGAGCTGGGTGTCGCCGTCGTCGGGTTCGGCTGGATGGGCCGGGTGCACTCCCAGGCGTACGCGCGGCTGCCGCACCACTATCCGCGCCTCCCGCTGCGGCCCCGGCTGATCACGGTCGCCGAGGATGTGCCGGGGCGGGCCGAGGAGGCCGCCGCGCAGTTCGGGTTCGCCTCCGCGACCCGCGACTGGCGGGAGGTGGCCGCCGACCCGCGTGTGCAGGCCGTCAGCATCACCGCCCCGAACTTCCTGCACCGGGAGATCGCTGTGGCGATGGCCGAGGCCGGCAAGCACATCTGGATCGAGAAGCCGGTCGGGCTGACCGCCGAGGACGCCCGCGCGGTCGCCGACGCGGTCGCCAAGGCCGGCGTGCAGGGCGCGGTCGGCTTCAACTACCGCAACGCGCCCGCCGTCGAGGCGGCCCGCGAGCTGATCGCCTCCGGCGAGATCGGCGCGGTGACCCACGTCCGCATCCGGCTGTTCAGCGACTACGCGGCCCATCCGGACGGCGCCCTGACCTGGCGGTACGAGCGGGCGCGCGGCGGCAGCGGGGTGCTCGGCGACCTGGCCTCGCACGGCGCCGACCTGGCCCGCTTCCTGCTCGGCGAGATCGCCTCGCTCGCCGCCGACACCGCGACCTTCGTCCCGGAGCGGGCCCGGCCGGCCGGCGCCACCGCCGGCCACGCCCTTGCCGCCGGCGGCGAACGGGGCCCGGTCGAGAACGAGGACTACGTCAACTGCCTGCTGCGCTTCGCCTCCGGCGCCCGCGGGGTCCTGGAGGCCTGCCGGGTCTCGGTCGGCGAACAGAACAACTACGGCTTCGAGGTGCACGGCACGCAGGGGGCTGTCTTCTGGGACTTCCGGCGGCTGAACGAGCTGGCGGTGAGCCGGGGTTCGACGTACCAGGACCAGCCGGTGAGCACGGTGTACGTCGGTCCGGGCGCCGGCGAGTTCGCGGCGTTTCAGCCGGGGGCGGCGAATGCGATGGGGTACGACGATCTGAAGGTGATCGAGGCGTATCGGTTCGTGCGGTCCGTTGCCGAGGGGACGGCGTACGGTACGACGCTCACGGATGCGGTGCGGAGCGCTGCCGCGTTGGACGCAATGACGCTGGCCGCTCAGCGCAAGACGTGGGTGGACGTGGAGGCAGGTTGA
- a CDS encoding sugar phosphate isomerase/epimerase family protein: MATPTPLDRIRVGSAPDSWGVWFPDDPRQVPWARFLDEVSEAGYEWIELGPYGYLPTDPARLRDEVARRNLKVSAGTVFTGMHRGPSVWEETWAHVSQVAALTQAMGARHLVVIPSFWRDDKTAEILEPPELTAEQWAHLTKGMERLGHEVKETYGLDIVVHPHADTHIDTEDHVERFLDSTDTDLVNLCLDTGHYAYCGGDSVKLIETYGERIGYLHLKQVDPGILAEVQAEGTAFGPAVARGVMCEPPSGVPELGPVMEAAQRLGVDLFAIVEQDMYPCEPDKPLPIAVRTRRFLRSCGA, translated from the coding sequence ATGGCCACCCCCACCCCGCTGGACCGGATCCGGGTCGGCTCGGCCCCCGACTCCTGGGGCGTCTGGTTCCCCGACGACCCGCGGCAGGTGCCCTGGGCACGCTTCCTCGACGAGGTCTCCGAAGCGGGCTACGAGTGGATCGAACTCGGCCCCTACGGCTACCTCCCCACCGACCCCGCGCGCCTCAGGGACGAGGTGGCCCGGCGGAACCTGAAGGTCTCGGCGGGCACGGTCTTCACCGGCATGCACCGCGGGCCGTCCGTGTGGGAGGAGACCTGGGCCCATGTCAGCCAGGTCGCCGCACTCACCCAGGCGATGGGGGCACGGCATCTGGTGGTCATCCCCTCCTTCTGGCGCGACGACAAGACCGCCGAGATCCTGGAGCCGCCGGAGCTGACCGCCGAGCAGTGGGCACACCTGACCAAGGGCATGGAGCGGCTCGGCCACGAGGTCAAGGAGACGTACGGCCTGGACATCGTGGTGCACCCGCATGCCGACACCCACATCGACACCGAGGACCACGTCGAACGCTTCCTGGACTCGACCGACACGGACCTGGTCAACCTCTGCCTGGACACCGGGCACTACGCCTACTGCGGCGGGGACAGCGTCAAGCTCATCGAGACCTACGGCGAGCGCATCGGCTACCTCCACCTCAAGCAGGTGGACCCGGGGATCCTCGCCGAGGTGCAGGCCGAGGGGACTGCGTTCGGGCCCGCCGTGGCCCGCGGTGTGATGTGCGAACCGCCCTCCGGCGTACCGGAGTTGGGGCCGGTGATGGAGGCGGCGCAGCGGCTCGGCGTGGACCTGTTCGCCATCGTGGAACAGGACATGTACCCGTGCGAGCCGGACAAGCCTCTGCCGATCGCGGTCCGCACCCGTCGGTTCCTGCGCTCCTGCGGGGCTTGA
- a CDS encoding phytanoyl-CoA dioxygenase family protein: protein MSVASAPGRAWLSEQDCDLGAFRALIDRTTHLADYPHAASVAENVLVYEGERLRTAEDRDALRAELVRAFAGGPGIVVVRGAFADPSVVDRVTAVFEALISEQRASGAAAGDHFAKPGANDRVWNALEKTALYDPEAFADYYANDVLALVAAAWLGPGYQVTSQVNVVNPGGAGQSAHRDYHLGFLSNRAAAAYPAHVHRLSPLLTLQGAVAHCDMPVASGPTLCLPYSQRYEPGYLAWRLPEFQAYFEARHVQLPLAKGDAAFFNPALFHAAGTNRTADVRRTANLLQMSSAFGRAMETVDREAVANAVFPVLLRRAAEGAGETWLENVIAASAEGYPFPTNLDSDPPVDGLAPPAQADVVRRAVREKWTPERLRAQLRAGTERRES from the coding sequence ATGTCCGTCGCTTCCGCGCCAGGCCGCGCCTGGCTGTCCGAGCAGGACTGCGATCTCGGCGCCTTCCGCGCCCTGATCGACCGGACGACACATCTGGCGGACTATCCGCACGCCGCGTCCGTGGCGGAGAACGTCCTGGTGTACGAGGGTGAGCGGCTGCGCACCGCCGAGGACCGGGACGCGCTGCGGGCCGAGCTGGTGCGGGCGTTCGCCGGCGGCCCCGGGATCGTCGTGGTGCGGGGTGCCTTCGCCGATCCGTCCGTCGTCGACCGGGTCACCGCGGTGTTCGAGGCGCTGATCTCCGAGCAGCGGGCCTCGGGGGCGGCCGCGGGCGACCACTTCGCGAAGCCGGGCGCCAACGACCGGGTGTGGAACGCGCTGGAGAAGACGGCCCTGTACGACCCGGAGGCGTTCGCCGACTACTACGCGAACGACGTCCTGGCCCTGGTCGCGGCCGCCTGGCTGGGCCCCGGCTACCAGGTGACCTCGCAGGTCAACGTGGTCAACCCGGGCGGCGCCGGCCAGAGCGCGCACCGGGACTACCACCTCGGTTTCCTGAGCAACAGGGCCGCGGCCGCCTACCCCGCCCATGTGCACCGCCTCTCCCCGCTGCTCACCCTCCAGGGCGCGGTCGCCCACTGCGACATGCCGGTGGCGTCGGGCCCGACGCTCTGTCTGCCGTACTCGCAGCGGTACGAGCCGGGCTATCTTGCCTGGCGACTGCCGGAATTCCAGGCGTACTTCGAGGCGCGCCACGTACAACTCCCGCTCGCCAAGGGCGACGCGGCCTTCTTCAACCCGGCGCTCTTCCACGCCGCCGGCACCAACCGCACGGCGGACGTGCGGCGCACGGCCAATCTGCTCCAGATGTCCTCCGCCTTCGGGCGCGCGATGGAGACGGTGGACCGGGAGGCCGTGGCGAACGCGGTGTTCCCGGTGCTGCTGCGCCGCGCAGCCGAGGGCGCCGGCGAGACGTGGCTGGAGAACGTGATCGCGGCGAGCGCCGAGGGCTACCCCTTCCCGACCAACCTCGACAGCGACCCGCCGGTCGACGGTCTGGCCCCGCCCGCGCAGGCGGACGTGGTGCGGCGGGCGGTGCGCGAGAAGTGGACCCCGGAGCGGCTGCGTGCGCAGTTGCGGGCCGGTACGGAACGGCGAGAGAGCTGA
- a CDS encoding cupin domain-containing protein translates to MTHSFTLHIPDADLEPEPLDPEQIVSGNPEVTGKVVWESPDGLQIRGIWQITPGVVTDTEADEMFVVIGGSATIEIADGPTLKVGPGDMAVLRAGDRTTWTVHETLRKAYAINL, encoded by the coding sequence ATGACGCACAGCTTCACACTCCACATCCCCGACGCCGACCTCGAACCCGAGCCCCTCGACCCGGAGCAGATCGTCTCCGGGAACCCCGAGGTCACCGGGAAGGTGGTCTGGGAGTCGCCGGACGGGCTGCAGATCCGCGGGATCTGGCAGATCACGCCCGGCGTGGTCACCGACACGGAGGCGGACGAAATGTTCGTGGTGATCGGCGGTTCGGCGACGATCGAGATCGCGGACGGGCCGACGCTCAAGGTGGGGCCGGGCGACATGGCGGTGCTGCGCGCGGGCGACCGTACGACGTGGACGGTGCACGAGACACTCCGCAAGGCGTACGCGATCAACCTGTGA
- a CDS encoding LacI family DNA-binding transcriptional regulator has protein sequence MGHPFPIREIARQAGLSEATVDRVLNGRGGVRESTAQEVRRAIADLDRQRTQVRLVGRTFMVDIVVQAPERFSTAVRSALEAELPSLHPAVVRSRFHFRETGPAAEQVRTLDRIARRGSQGVILKAPDVPEVTAAVGRLTASGIPVVTLVTDLPASGRVGYVGSDNRAAGATAAYLMGQWLGDRPGNVLTSLSSGFFRNEEEREMGFRSVMRARHPGRTLVEIAEGQGLDATQYDLVRAALARDPEIRAVYSIGGGNVATLRAFADLGRTCAVFIAHDLDHDNTRLLREHRLSAVLHHDLRHDMREACHLVMRAHGALPPAGPPLPSAIQVVTPYNMPAPTDG, from the coding sequence ATGGGCCACCCGTTCCCGATCCGGGAGATCGCACGTCAGGCGGGTCTCAGCGAGGCCACCGTGGACCGAGTGCTGAACGGCAGGGGAGGGGTGCGCGAGAGCACCGCGCAGGAGGTGCGCCGGGCCATCGCCGACCTCGACCGGCAGCGCACACAGGTCCGGCTGGTCGGGCGTACGTTCATGGTCGACATCGTGGTGCAGGCGCCCGAGCGGTTCTCGACCGCCGTGCGCTCCGCTCTGGAGGCCGAACTGCCGTCCCTGCACCCGGCGGTGGTCCGCTCCCGCTTCCACTTCCGTGAGACCGGCCCGGCAGCCGAGCAGGTCAGGACGCTGGACCGGATCGCCCGGCGCGGTTCCCAGGGCGTGATCCTCAAGGCGCCGGACGTTCCTGAGGTCACCGCGGCCGTGGGCCGGCTCACCGCGTCCGGCATCCCGGTCGTCACCCTGGTCACCGACCTGCCCGCCAGCGGCCGGGTCGGCTACGTCGGCAGCGACAACCGCGCCGCCGGCGCCACCGCCGCCTATCTGATGGGCCAGTGGCTCGGCGACCGGCCCGGCAACGTCCTCACCAGCCTCAGCAGCGGCTTCTTCCGCAACGAGGAGGAGCGTGAGATGGGCTTCCGCAGCGTGATGCGGGCCCGGCATCCCGGGCGGACCCTGGTGGAGATCGCCGAGGGACAGGGCCTGGACGCCACCCAGTACGACCTGGTCCGCGCCGCCCTGGCACGGGACCCGGAGATCCGGGCCGTGTACTCCATCGGCGGCGGCAACGTCGCGACCCTGCGTGCCTTCGCCGACCTCGGCCGCACCTGCGCGGTGTTCATCGCCCACGACCTCGACCACGACAACACCCGGCTGCTGCGCGAGCACCGGCTGTCCGCCGTGCTCCACCACGATCTGCGCCATGACATGCGGGAGGCCTGCCATCTCGTCATGCGGGCACACGGCGCGCTGCCCCCGGCCGGCCCGCCGCTGCCGTCCGCGATCCAGGTCGTCACGCCGTACAACATGCCCGCACCGACGGACGGCTGA
- a CDS encoding LacI family DNA-binding transcriptional regulator: MRPPTIRDVADRAGVSKSLVSLVLRGSGPVSLEKREAVLRAVRELGYRPNAAARSLSEQRTRTVGVLLDDLRNPWFVDLLDGLNSLLHTAGLHMLLADARLNRRMGHDLAEPFLDLGVDGLVVVGTVPDPGELGALARRMPVVVAGAREPQPAGVDVVAGDDEHGARIATEHLLGLGHRRIAHLAGHGAVGALRRRGFEAAMRAHGAEPVVEPGDLTEEGGYRGTVRLLSRPERPTALFAVNDMASVGALSAAGELGLRVPRDLSVAGYDNTSISRLRHVWLTTVDTAPYEIGRRAARCLLARFERPDLEGSVQLAMPTLEVRGTTAPPS, translated from the coding sequence ATGAGACCGCCGACGATCCGTGACGTGGCAGACCGGGCCGGAGTGTCCAAGTCGCTGGTCTCGCTGGTGCTGCGCGGCTCGGGACCGGTCAGCCTCGAGAAAAGGGAGGCCGTGCTGCGGGCCGTGCGCGAGTTGGGTTACCGGCCCAACGCGGCCGCTCGCAGCCTGAGTGAACAGCGCACCCGCACGGTCGGCGTCCTCCTGGACGACCTCCGCAACCCCTGGTTCGTAGACCTCCTCGACGGCCTCAACTCCCTGCTGCACACCGCCGGTCTGCACATGCTGCTCGCCGACGCCCGGCTGAACCGGCGGATGGGGCACGACCTCGCCGAACCGTTTCTGGACCTGGGCGTCGACGGCCTGGTGGTGGTCGGCACGGTTCCGGACCCCGGCGAACTCGGTGCGCTGGCACGGCGGATGCCGGTCGTGGTGGCGGGCGCCCGCGAGCCGCAGCCGGCGGGCGTGGACGTCGTCGCCGGAGACGACGAGCACGGGGCCCGCATCGCCACCGAGCATCTGCTCGGCCTCGGCCACCGCAGGATCGCCCACCTCGCGGGCCACGGCGCGGTCGGCGCACTGCGCCGGCGCGGCTTCGAGGCGGCGATGCGGGCCCACGGCGCCGAACCGGTCGTGGAGCCCGGCGACCTCACCGAGGAGGGCGGCTACCGGGGGACCGTACGCCTGCTCAGCCGCCCCGAGCGGCCGACGGCGCTCTTCGCCGTCAACGACATGGCCTCGGTGGGCGCCCTCTCGGCCGCCGGGGAACTCGGCCTGCGCGTGCCGCGGGACCTCTCGGTGGCCGGTTACGACAACACGAGCATCTCCCGGCTGCGGCACGTCTGGCTGACCACGGTCGACACCGCGCCGTACGAGATCGGCCGGCGCGCCGCCCGCTGTCTGCTCGCCCGGTTCGAGCGGCCGGACCTCGAGGGGAGCGTCCAGCTCGCCATGCCGACGCTCGAGGTCCGGGGGACGACGGCGCCTCCTTCGTGA
- a CDS encoding Gfo/Idh/MocA family oxidoreductase: MRIGILGLGRIGAFHAETLSGLDAVESLVVTDPFADAAKAAAERFGAEVVDSPEALLAAGVDGIVVAAATDAHPALILAGVEAGVPVFCEKPVAKTMGEGVEVLKSVQGSDVPIQIGYNRRFDAGFTAARAAVRAGELGRLHTVRSTTLDPAPPPAAYVAASGGIFRDCSVHDFDIIRWVTGREVTEVYAVGGNRGADYIRKAGDADTTGAILTLDDGTIAVVSNSRHNARGYDVRLELHGFQDSIAVGLDDKLPLRSVEPGVTFPAGTPHDFFMDRFTDAYRAELTAFTEVVAGTRPSPCTIEDALEAGWIAEACTLSLHEHRPVTLAEVRQA, from the coding sequence ATGCGTATCGGAATCCTCGGCCTCGGCCGCATCGGCGCCTTCCACGCCGAGACCCTCTCCGGCCTCGACGCCGTCGAGTCGCTCGTCGTCACCGACCCGTTCGCGGACGCGGCCAAGGCCGCCGCCGAGCGGTTCGGGGCCGAGGTCGTGGACTCGCCGGAGGCGCTGCTGGCCGCCGGTGTGGACGGCATCGTGGTGGCGGCCGCGACGGACGCCCACCCCGCCCTGATCCTGGCCGGCGTCGAGGCCGGCGTCCCGGTCTTCTGCGAGAAGCCCGTCGCGAAGACGATGGGCGAAGGCGTCGAGGTGCTGAAGTCCGTGCAGGGCAGCGACGTGCCGATCCAGATCGGCTACAACCGCCGCTTCGACGCGGGCTTCACCGCCGCGCGCGCCGCCGTCCGGGCGGGCGAGCTGGGCAGGCTGCACACGGTCCGCTCCACGACGCTGGACCCGGCGCCGCCGCCGGCCGCGTACGTCGCCGCGTCCGGTGGCATCTTCCGGGACTGCTCTGTGCACGACTTCGACATCATCCGCTGGGTGACCGGCCGTGAGGTCACCGAGGTGTACGCGGTCGGCGGCAACCGGGGTGCCGACTACATCAGGAAAGCGGGCGACGCCGACACCACCGGTGCGATCCTCACTCTGGACGACGGCACCATCGCGGTGGTCTCCAACTCCCGCCACAACGCCCGGGGTTACGACGTTCGCCTGGAACTCCACGGCTTCCAGGACTCCATCGCCGTCGGCCTGGACGACAAGCTGCCGCTGCGCTCGGTCGAACCCGGAGTGACCTTCCCGGCCGGCACTCCGCACGACTTCTTCATGGACCGCTTCACCGACGCCTACCGCGCGGAACTCACCGCGTTCACCGAGGTCGTGGCCGGCACCCGCCCCTCCCCCTGCACCATCGAGGACGCCCTGGAGGCGGGCTGGATCGCCGAGGCCTGCACCCTGTCCCTGCACGAGCACCGGCCGGTGACGCTGGCGGAGGTCCGCCAGGCCTGA